One genomic window of Candidatus Melainabacteria bacterium includes the following:
- a CDS encoding lipase maturation factor family protein, with translation MTKLLESSARKAPPTHILVRWLFLRGLGFIYFVAFASFFVQAAGLIGEHGILPAHLFLKDARDSLGAVPFLSCPTLFWFNCSDAAIRLLAGSGIVFSLFVMVGVCTGPLLVFLWLMYLSIVTVGGDFMSFQWDVLLLETGFLSIFFSHYKLVDLPLKKENPTAEFPEPSPLVLWLLRFLLFKLMLSSGAVKLLSGDITWHDLSALHYHYWTQPLPTPLGWLAAQLPDWYQKFCVAIMFFIELVLPFFIFVPGKLRLIAAFSMILLQVLILVTGNYTFFNWLTILLCLLLLDDALLEKIKLAPLSGLFRSLIARAAPRRGGFWDKARSTVLVTLIATLTIGHNLSFAPEPIKFFSYVLSPWYISNGYGLFAVMTTSRKEIVVEASQDGTNWMPYEFIFKPGDVHRAPPWVAPYQPRLDWQMWFAALGTRRDSPWFAHFVFRLLQNSPDVRALLLSEPFNGKPPKFVRASLYDYQFTNLSELAKTGEWWKRTYVGLFFPEASLR, from the coding sequence ATGACGAAATTGTTGGAATCGTCAGCCAGGAAAGCACCTCCAACGCATATATTGGTTCGATGGTTGTTCCTGCGGGGGCTTGGGTTCATCTATTTCGTCGCCTTTGCATCCTTCTTTGTACAAGCAGCTGGGTTGATTGGCGAACACGGCATCTTGCCGGCTCACCTGTTTCTCAAAGATGCACGTGATAGTCTCGGTGCCGTGCCGTTCTTATCCTGTCCGACTCTGTTCTGGTTTAACTGTTCAGATGCGGCAATACGACTGCTGGCAGGCAGCGGCATTGTTTTTTCATTGTTTGTGATGGTCGGTGTTTGCACCGGTCCGCTTCTCGTTTTTTTATGGCTTATGTATTTATCGATTGTCACCGTCGGCGGTGACTTTATGAGTTTTCAGTGGGACGTGCTTCTGTTGGAAACGGGATTTCTCTCCATCTTCTTCTCGCACTACAAGCTCGTTGATCTGCCGTTAAAGAAGGAAAATCCGACAGCTGAATTTCCTGAGCCCTCGCCGCTTGTGTTGTGGCTTCTGCGCTTCTTACTCTTTAAATTGATGTTGTCTTCAGGTGCTGTCAAACTTCTCAGCGGCGATATTACCTGGCATGACTTGAGCGCCCTGCACTACCACTATTGGACACAGCCCCTGCCGACGCCGCTTGGATGGCTTGCCGCTCAACTGCCGGACTGGTATCAGAAATTCTGCGTGGCGATCATGTTTTTCATTGAACTGGTCCTACCCTTTTTTATCTTTGTGCCTGGCAAACTGCGCCTGATTGCAGCATTCTCGATGATACTTTTGCAAGTGCTGATCTTGGTTACGGGAAACTACACTTTCTTTAATTGGCTTACAATTTTGCTTTGCCTGCTTTTGCTCGATGATGCATTACTAGAGAAGATCAAACTGGCACCGCTGAGCGGATTATTTCGCTCTCTCATTGCCAGGGCTGCTCCTCGACGTGGCGGCTTCTGGGATAAAGCAAGATCGACTGTTCTGGTGACATTGATCGCTACGTTGACTATTGGTCACAACCTGAGTTTTGCTCCGGAACCGATCAAGTTCTTTTCTTATGTTCTTTCACCCTGGTATATATCTAATGGGTACGGATTGTTTGCAGTGATGACTACGTCCCGAAAAGAAATAGTTGTTGAGGCCAGTCAAGACGGCACTAACTGGATGCCCTACGAATTTATATTCAAACCGGGTGATGTTCATCGCGCGCCACCATGGGTAGCACCGTACCAGCCGAGACTCGATTGGCAAATGTGGTTTGCAGCCCTGGGAACACGCCGTGATAGTCCCTGGTTCGCTCATTTTGTATTTCGCTTGTTGCAAAATTCGCCTGATGTGAGGGCACTTCTGTTGTCTGAACCATTCAACGGAAAGCCTCCGAAATTCGTGCGTGCTTCTCTCTACGATTACCAGTTCACCAACTTGAGCGAGCTTGCTAAAACTGGTGAGTGGTGGAAGCGAACCTATGTTGGATTATTCTTTCCTGAAGCTAGTTTGCGATAA